In the Flavobacterium sp. J372 genome, one interval contains:
- a CDS encoding TraM recognition domain-containing protein produces the protein MEQLEGQIASAKIALARLSSPQLYYVLSGNDFTLDINNPDYPKIVCMGNNPQKIQIYGAVLSLYVTRLVKQVNMKGKLKSSLVFDEFPTIYLNNMDSLIATARSNKVATCLGIQDFSQLRKDYGREQADVIMNITGNIIAGQVTGDTAKQLSERFGKIMQDRESLSINSNDTSISRSKQLDAAIPPSKIAALSSGEFVGMVADDPLCKIDLKAFHCEILNDHEAIKKEEETYQEIMPVRKIDNLMVQRNYEQVKQDVQEIIQSEMERLLADPALAHLVVRK, from the coding sequence ATGGAACAATTGGAAGGGCAGATCGCCTCTGCCAAGATTGCCCTGGCCAGGCTGTCCTCTCCCCAACTCTACTATGTGCTTTCAGGGAATGATTTTACCCTGGACATCAATAACCCTGATTACCCCAAGATCGTCTGCATGGGCAATAACCCGCAGAAGATACAGATATACGGAGCGGTGCTGTCACTCTATGTCACCCGGCTTGTAAAACAGGTGAACATGAAAGGAAAATTAAAGAGCAGCCTTGTCTTCGATGAGTTCCCTACCATCTACCTCAACAATATGGACAGCCTTATCGCCACCGCACGCAGCAATAAGGTCGCAACATGCCTGGGCATACAGGATTTCAGCCAGCTCCGTAAGGATTATGGGCGGGAACAGGCCGATGTGATCATGAATATCACGGGGAACATCATAGCGGGCCAGGTAACCGGCGATACGGCCAAGCAGCTCTCGGAACGCTTCGGGAAAATCATGCAGGACAGGGAAAGCCTTTCCATCAATAGCAACGATACTTCCATCAGCCGCTCAAAGCAATTGGATGCGGCTATCCCGCCCTCTAAAATTGCAGCACTAAGCTCAGGGGAATTCGTGGGTATGGTTGCCGATGACCCCTTATGCAAGATTGACCTGAAGGCTTTCCATTGCGAAATACTCAATGACCATGAAGCTATAAAAAAAGAAGAGGAAACGTATCAGGAGATCATGCCGGTAAGGAAAATAGATAACCTGATGGTGCAGCGGAATTATGAGCAGGTAAAACAGGATGTGCAGGAAATAATACAGTCGGAAATGGAGCGGCTTCTTGCCGACCCGGCGCTGGCGCATCTTGTGGTCAGGAAATAA
- a CDS encoding YhcG family protein — MIQQQFEEVAGLIKAARSNALKAINREMIDLYWNIGRYISERIESAEWGQSVVEDLAGWLQSKQPELKGFSGSNLWRMRQFYTAYRDFPILAPLVREISWTHNLAIFSRCKAPEEREFYIRLSKEERYSKRELERQISAGLFERTMLGNAKLAPVVREFHPEVANAFRDSYIFDFLNLQEPYDESDLQQGLVSQMRNFILELGKDFLFFGEQYKLQVGSSDFYIDLLFYHRSLQCLVAFELKADKFRPEHIGQLNFYLEALDRDVKKAHENPSIGILLCKDKDNEVVEYSLSRSLSPTMVAEYRTRLPDKRMLRDKLHDIFSQIDEGDKNEKK, encoded by the coding sequence ATGATACAACAACAATTCGAGGAAGTTGCCGGGCTCATAAAAGCTGCCCGCAGCAATGCGCTTAAAGCCATAAACAGGGAAATGATTGACCTGTACTGGAATATTGGCCGGTATATCAGCGAACGTATAGAAAGCGCTGAATGGGGGCAGTCTGTAGTGGAGGACCTGGCCGGCTGGCTACAGTCCAAACAGCCGGAGCTCAAGGGGTTCTCCGGTTCAAACCTGTGGAGGATGCGGCAGTTTTATACCGCATACAGGGATTTTCCAATTCTCGCACCACTGGTGCGGGAAATTAGCTGGACCCATAACCTTGCCATATTTTCACGGTGCAAGGCTCCTGAAGAACGTGAGTTTTATATCCGCCTTTCCAAAGAGGAACGCTATAGCAAGAGGGAACTGGAAAGGCAGATATCAGCAGGGCTTTTTGAAAGGACAATGCTTGGGAATGCAAAACTCGCACCGGTGGTGCGGGAATTTCATCCCGAGGTGGCGAACGCTTTTCGGGACAGCTATATTTTCGATTTCCTGAATCTGCAGGAGCCCTATGATGAAAGCGATTTGCAGCAGGGGCTGGTCAGCCAGATGAGGAACTTTATCCTGGAATTAGGAAAAGACTTCCTGTTTTTCGGGGAGCAATACAAACTGCAGGTCGGCAGCAGCGATTTCTATATCGACCTGCTCTTTTACCACCGTAGCCTGCAATGCCTGGTAGCCTTTGAACTGAAGGCCGATAAGTTCCGCCCGGAGCACATCGGGCAGCTGAATTTTTATCTTGAGGCCCTGGACAGGGATGTAAAAAAGGCGCATGAAAATCCCAGCATCGGAATATTGCTCTGCAAGGATAAGGATAATGAGGTTGTGGAATATTCCCTTAGCCGCAGCCTTTCCCCTACCATGGTTGCCGAATACAGGACCAGGCTGCCGGACAAGCGCATGCTCCGGGATAAGCTGCACGATATCTTCAGCCAGATTGATGAAGGGGATAAAAATGAAAAGAAGTAG
- a CDS encoding LexA family transcriptional regulator — protein MSLFSDNIRHLRMKKEVSQSIVAESLSITRDRLAKYEEGKSQPPFEILVKLSQYYHMSIDLLLTTDIRKIDLDNLLKLDDNRILLPIAVDKNGENIIEIVPHKAKAGYLTGYSDPGFIEKLPHISLPFLGSGKFRALPIDGDSMPPHRDSSYIIGKYLEDRSDIKEGKTYVLLTSDEGIVYKRVGKSEGNLLTLESDNPFYQPYTIHLSEVLEIWKYAGSIETEDFEREDISKEDIRSLLQGLRNEIVQLKDKN, from the coding sequence ATGTCTCTATTCTCTGACAACATCAGGCATCTCAGGATGAAAAAAGAGGTTTCCCAGTCAATCGTGGCTGAGAGTCTTTCTATTACACGTGACAGGCTTGCAAAATATGAAGAAGGGAAGTCACAGCCCCCTTTTGAGATACTGGTCAAGCTGTCGCAGTATTACCATATGAGCATAGACCTTCTTTTGACCACTGACATCAGGAAGATAGATTTGGACAACCTGCTGAAGCTTGACGATAACAGGATCCTGCTTCCTATCGCTGTAGACAAAAACGGGGAGAATATCATAGAGATCGTACCGCACAAAGCAAAGGCGGGCTACCTTACAGGCTATAGTGACCCGGGATTCATTGAAAAGCTGCCCCATATCTCACTGCCGTTTCTGGGAAGCGGTAAATTCAGGGCATTGCCCATCGATGGGGATTCCATGCCCCCGCACAGGGACAGTTCCTATATCATCGGGAAATACCTGGAAGACAGGAGTGACATTAAGGAAGGTAAAACATATGTGCTTTTGACCAGCGACGAAGGGATAGTGTATAAGAGGGTTGGCAAAAGTGAGGGCAATTTGCTCACCCTGGAGTCAGACAACCCTTTTTACCAGCCCTATACCATCCATCTCTCAGAGGTTTTGGAGATATGGAAATACGCCGGGAGCATCGAAACGGAAGACTTTGAAAGGGAAGATATCTCTAAGGAGGATATCAGGAGCCTACTTCAGGGACTCCGTAATGAGATAGTACAATTGAAAGATAAAAATTAG
- the dinB gene encoding DNA polymerase IV — MERSIVHMDLDTFFVSCVRLQNSALEGIPLIVGGGDRGVVASCSYEARRFGVHSAMPIKMALRLCPEAKIVKGDMELFSRYSNTVSQIIEENAPVMENASIDEFYLDITGMDKFHGSYKWTNELVAKVTKETGLPLSFALSVNKTVSKIATGEGKPKGNLEIPKPLVQQFLNPLSIRKIPMVGDATFKLLSRMSIRNIQTLSEIPAEALQEMLGKNGLELWKKANGIDNTPVEPYRERKSLSTEDTFHQDTTDILFLRAVLCGMVEKLAYQLRSEGWLTSNITVKIRYSNFDTETRQVTLPYTAADHTLTRAVLEAFEKLYQRRMSLRLVGVRFGRLVRGSYQINIFEDTQEMMSLYQAMDRIKNRFGSTAVMRCSGAFLKPKVI, encoded by the coding sequence ATGGAACGCTCGATTGTACATATGGATTTAGACACGTTTTTTGTGTCCTGCGTGAGGCTGCAAAACTCGGCCCTTGAGGGCATTCCGCTTATCGTTGGGGGCGGTGACCGGGGCGTTGTGGCGTCCTGCTCGTATGAGGCCCGAAGGTTCGGCGTTCACTCGGCCATGCCTATTAAGATGGCGCTGAGGCTCTGCCCTGAAGCCAAAATAGTAAAGGGGGACATGGAATTATTTTCCCGCTATTCCAATACCGTATCGCAGATCATCGAGGAGAATGCGCCTGTAATGGAAAACGCCTCCATTGATGAATTCTATCTGGATATAACCGGGATGGACAAATTTCATGGTTCCTATAAATGGACCAATGAGCTCGTGGCGAAAGTCACCAAAGAGACGGGGCTTCCTTTAAGCTTTGCGCTGTCGGTAAATAAGACAGTCTCCAAGATTGCCACAGGCGAAGGCAAGCCCAAAGGAAACCTTGAGATACCCAAGCCCCTTGTGCAGCAGTTCCTGAACCCGCTTTCCATACGCAAGATACCGATGGTGGGCGATGCAACCTTCAAGCTGCTCTCGCGCATGAGCATCCGCAATATCCAGACCCTTTCAGAGATACCCGCTGAAGCCTTACAGGAAATGCTGGGTAAGAACGGCTTGGAATTATGGAAGAAAGCCAATGGTATTGACAACACCCCTGTCGAGCCGTATCGTGAGCGCAAGTCGCTATCCACAGAAGATACCTTCCACCAGGACACTACTGACATCCTGTTCCTGCGGGCAGTATTGTGCGGTATGGTGGAAAAGCTTGCCTACCAGCTCCGCAGCGAAGGCTGGCTGACTTCAAATATTACGGTGAAGATCAGGTATTCCAATTTCGATACCGAAACGCGGCAGGTCACCCTGCCCTATACAGCGGCGGACCATACCCTTACCCGCGCGGTGCTCGAGGCTTTCGAAAAGCTTTACCAACGCCGTATGAGCCTGCGCCTTGTTGGCGTGCGCTTCGGCAGGCTCGTGCGCGGGTCCTACCAGATCAATATTTTTGAGGATACACAGGAGATGATGTCCCTGTACCAGGCAATGGACAGGATAAAGAACCGCTTCGGCAGTACAGCTGTGATGCGCTGCAGCGGTGCTTTTTTAAAACCTAAAGTGATATAA
- a CDS encoding DNA polymerase III subunit alpha — MYLNCHSFHSLRYGTIPVDELVLLGKACGVRAMALTDINTVTGIYEFYKACNGSGIKPLVGMEFREGQKMLFVALALNRKGLGEINRLRTKHNLESTPVPALAPGFENVAVIYPMENAPSSLRPNEYIGIRPDDLSLLIRPQWKTRLDRMVALQPVTVQTKTEHNLHRILRAIDLNTLGSKLSQDDYCAAGEMMVPIEVLTGKYSQYSQILHNTATLIDQCSFDYEFGVPRNKKHYTAGRETDLELLTGLAHQGLAKRYGSDNAAAAARVEKELKVIHQLEFSGYFLITWDIIRYSNSMGFMHIGRGSGANSIIAYCLGITDICPLELDLYFERFLNLNRKSPPDFDIDWSWKERDVILDYIFKRYGADHVAFCGTNVEFKYKSILREVGKVFGLPKEELDALSGTPMDRHDKNEVVQLVHRYGMMLEKYPNQRSMHSCGILISEDPITDFTALEMPPKGFPIVQFDMHVAEDIGFDKFDILSQRGIGHIDESVKIIKKNRGIDVNIRDTSISKDEASCNEYLGQGKTIGCFYIESPAMRGLLRRLKCNNYKILVAASSIIRPGVAQSGMMKEYIFRHNYPDKFEYFHPVFEEQLGETYGIMVYQEDVIKIALHYGGVAAADGDILRRAMSGKGRSKAALQKVKDNFFASCAAKGHPEQLSAEIYRQIESFAGYSFCKAHSASYAVESYQSLYLKVHYPVEFMVAVINNQGGFYRTEVYVHEARMSGAAIHNPCINKSEVETTLYGKDIYLGFMHLQGLQGEVAHKIVQERNENGSYTSLEDFINRVPIGIEGLQLLIYIGALRSTGKAKNELLITARRIMINFKPENRQPQLISQPAREFRLPELKRSPFEDAFDEIELLGFPVSVTPFNLLKTSYRGDVMACDLVNHHKKQVRMLAYLVSRKHVPTKMGAMYFGTWIDAKGDFFDTAHFTGSLKEYPFKGGGCYLLLGTVEVDYHFPTITISKMEKMPFMPDPRYRETDAESSRTQEKLREDVSMTQRAPYPQEQEINLPRHKMKTVIN, encoded by the coding sequence ATGTACCTGAATTGCCATTCTTTCCACAGCCTCCGTTATGGCACAATACCGGTCGATGAGCTTGTACTGCTCGGCAAAGCCTGTGGTGTCCGGGCTATGGCGCTCACCGACATCAATACGGTTACAGGTATTTATGAGTTTTACAAAGCCTGCAATGGATCCGGAATTAAGCCTTTGGTGGGCATGGAATTCCGTGAGGGCCAAAAAATGCTGTTCGTAGCCCTTGCCCTTAACCGCAAGGGGCTTGGCGAGATCAACCGGCTGCGTACAAAGCATAACCTAGAAAGCACTCCTGTTCCTGCACTGGCACCGGGTTTTGAAAATGTTGCGGTCATATATCCTATGGAAAATGCACCGTCTTCATTAAGGCCAAATGAATACATCGGCATCAGGCCTGATGACCTTTCCCTGCTGATACGCCCGCAATGGAAAACAAGGCTTGATCGTATGGTTGCCCTGCAGCCCGTTACCGTCCAGACAAAGACTGAGCATAACCTGCACAGGATACTCCGTGCCATAGACCTCAACACGCTGGGAAGCAAACTCAGTCAGGACGACTACTGTGCTGCAGGTGAGATGATGGTGCCTATAGAAGTATTGACAGGTAAATACAGCCAATACTCCCAGATTCTACACAATACCGCTACGCTGATTGATCAATGCAGTTTTGACTATGAGTTCGGGGTGCCCCGAAACAAAAAACACTATACCGCCGGGAGGGAAACGGACCTTGAGCTCCTTACCGGCTTAGCGCACCAGGGGCTGGCCAAAAGGTATGGAAGTGATAATGCTGCCGCGGCAGCGCGTGTAGAAAAAGAACTGAAAGTGATCCACCAGCTGGAATTCAGCGGCTATTTCCTTATCACTTGGGACATCATCCGCTACAGTAACTCCATGGGGTTCATGCACATCGGGCGCGGCAGCGGCGCAAACAGCATCATTGCCTATTGCCTTGGCATCACCGACATCTGCCCCCTTGAGCTTGACCTGTATTTTGAGCGGTTTTTAAACCTTAATCGCAAAAGCCCTCCTGATTTTGATATTGACTGGTCCTGGAAAGAACGGGACGTGATACTGGATTATATCTTTAAGCGCTATGGTGCGGACCATGTAGCATTCTGCGGCACCAATGTTGAATTCAAGTACAAATCCATATTACGTGAGGTGGGCAAGGTCTTCGGGCTGCCAAAAGAAGAGCTGGATGCCCTATCCGGCACTCCTATGGACCGGCATGACAAGAATGAAGTGGTGCAGTTGGTGCACCGCTACGGGATGATGCTGGAGAAATACCCGAACCAGCGCTCGATGCATTCCTGCGGTATCCTGATTTCTGAAGACCCGATTACGGATTTTACAGCCCTGGAGATGCCCCCTAAAGGATTCCCTATCGTTCAGTTTGATATGCATGTGGCGGAAGATATCGGGTTTGACAAATTTGATATCCTTTCGCAAAGGGGTATCGGGCATATTGATGAGTCTGTTAAGATCATAAAGAAGAATCGTGGTATTGATGTCAATATCAGGGATACTTCCATCTCAAAAGATGAGGCTTCCTGTAACGAATACTTAGGGCAGGGCAAAACCATCGGTTGCTTCTACATTGAGAGCCCTGCGATGCGCGGCCTCCTGCGGCGGCTCAAATGCAATAATTACAAGATTTTGGTGGCAGCCTCGTCAATCATCCGCCCCGGGGTCGCCCAAAGCGGCATGATGAAAGAATACATTTTCCGCCATAACTATCCGGATAAGTTTGAATATTTTCATCCTGTTTTTGAAGAGCAGCTGGGCGAAACTTATGGCATCATGGTATACCAGGAAGACGTGATCAAGATTGCACTGCATTACGGCGGGGTTGCCGCAGCCGACGGGGATATCCTTCGACGTGCCATGAGCGGCAAAGGGCGTTCAAAGGCAGCCTTGCAGAAAGTGAAGGATAACTTTTTTGCATCCTGTGCTGCCAAAGGGCACCCCGAACAGCTGAGCGCGGAAATTTACAGGCAGATCGAATCCTTTGCCGGCTATTCCTTCTGCAAGGCCCACTCGGCTTCTTATGCTGTAGAAAGCTATCAGAGCCTTTACCTGAAAGTACATTACCCTGTTGAATTCATGGTGGCGGTCATCAACAACCAGGGAGGCTTCTACCGCACGGAAGTATATGTACACGAAGCGCGCATGTCCGGTGCTGCCATCCATAATCCCTGCATCAACAAGAGCGAGGTGGAAACTACCCTATATGGCAAAGATATTTACCTGGGATTTATGCACCTTCAGGGATTACAGGGTGAAGTCGCCCATAAGATAGTACAGGAGCGGAATGAAAATGGCAGTTACACTTCCCTCGAGGATTTTATCAACCGTGTGCCGATTGGCATTGAAGGCCTTCAGCTGTTGATTTACATCGGCGCATTGCGTAGCACAGGCAAGGCAAAGAATGAGCTGCTGATTACGGCAAGGCGCATTATGATTAATTTTAAGCCTGAAAACCGCCAACCCCAGCTCATCTCCCAGCCGGCACGTGAGTTCAGGCTGCCCGAGCTTAAGCGCTCGCCGTTTGAGGATGCTTTTGATGAGATTGAGCTGTTGGGTTTTCCCGTATCGGTAACACCGTTTAACCTTCTGAAAACATCCTATCGTGGGGATGTGATGGCATGTGATTTGGTTAATCACCATAAAAAGCAGGTAAGGATGCTTGCTTACCTGGTCTCACGCAAGCATGTCCCAACCAAGATGGGCGCTATGTATTTCGGGACTTGGATCGATGCCAAAGGGGATTTTTTTGACACGGCACATTTTACAGGAAGCCTGAAAGAATATCCTTTTAAGGGAGGCGGTTGCTATCTTCTCTTAGGTACTGTCGAGGTGGATTACCACTTCCCCACCATCACCATATCCAAAATGGAAAAAATGCCCTTTATGCCCGATCCGCGCTACAGGGAGACTGATGCCGAGAGTTCCCGGACACAGGAGAAGCTGCGCGAGGATGTATCGATGACCCAACGGGCACCCTACCCACAGGAGCAGGAAATCAACCTTCCGAGGCATAAGATGAAAACA